One Rhodoluna sp. KAS3 DNA window includes the following coding sequences:
- the tatC gene encoding twin-arginine translocase subunit TatC, which translates to MARKRNPEGKMNLGGHLKELRKRLFWSALFILGGTVVGWIIFEPVFQVLQAPIVELAAERGINATLNIGTVAGAFDLQLQVSIFLGIMLTSPIWLYNLWAFITPGLKQKERRYTLGFLFSAIPLFAAGCWLAWISLPSFVATLIGFTPTGTANVINANEYILFTIRILLVFGIAFVLPVVLVLLNFAGLLTTKNILNSWRIAVFVIALIAALATPTADPMSMFLVMIPLVALYFLAAAVTAINDKRRAKRDAKIDKELTETL; encoded by the coding sequence ATGGCTAGAAAGCGCAACCCCGAGGGCAAGATGAACCTCGGAGGTCACCTCAAAGAACTAAGAAAACGACTGTTCTGGTCGGCGCTGTTTATTCTTGGCGGAACCGTTGTCGGCTGGATAATTTTTGAGCCAGTTTTTCAGGTACTACAAGCCCCCATTGTTGAACTGGCAGCCGAGCGAGGCATCAACGCAACGCTGAACATTGGCACGGTAGCCGGAGCATTTGACCTTCAACTGCAGGTGTCTATCTTCCTCGGCATTATGCTCACCAGCCCAATTTGGCTTTACAACCTTTGGGCTTTTATCACCCCAGGGCTGAAGCAAAAGGAGCGTCGCTACACACTTGGGTTCCTATTCAGCGCCATTCCGCTTTTTGCTGCAGGGTGCTGGCTTGCCTGGATTTCGCTGCCTAGCTTTGTGGCTACATTGATTGGCTTCACGCCAACCGGCACGGCAAACGTGATCAACGCCAACGAATACATTCTCTTCACGATTCGAATCTTGTTGGTTTTCGGCATTGCCTTCGTCCTTCCGGTCGTCCTAGTGCTACTCAACTTTGCAGGGTTACTGACTACTAAGAACATCCTGAACTCCTGGCGAATCGCCGTATTTGTCATTGCGCTGATTGCCGCGCTGGCGACCCCAACCGCCGACCCAATGTCGATGTTTTTGGTCATGATTCCTCTGGTTGCGCTCTATTTCTTAGCCGCCGCAGTAACAGCGATAAATGACAAACGACGTGCCAAACGGGACGCAAAAATAGACAAAGAATTGACGGAAACCCTGTGA
- a CDS encoding twin-arginine translocase TatA/TatE family subunit — translation MRLQGWEWIIILVIVMLLWGGPKLPGLAKSLAQSLRIFKKEIKSDDTTTGANGEGTKPETK, via the coding sequence ATGCGACTACAAGGCTGGGAATGGATCATCATCCTCGTCATCGTCATGTTGTTGTGGGGCGGACCGAAACTTCCGGGTTTGGCTAAGAGCCTCGCGCAGTCACTGCGTATTTTCAAAAAAGAAATTAAGAGCGATGACACCACCACTGGCGCCAACGGCGAGGGCACAAAGCCTGAAACCAAATAG